In a single window of the Thiohalophilus sp. genome:
- the dprA gene encoding DNA-processing protein DprA yields MAERQESLRPWLALHRAPHIGPATFYSLIERFGSPAKVLGAGSAALSAAGLREETVAALQTPDEAAIEADLAWAAQPGAHILTLTDPRYPARLRAIADPPPLLYVYGDPDCLGLPQLAMVGTRNPTPAGRETAQEFARHLGGMGLTITSGLALGIDAASHQGALTGGGYSVAVVGTGLDRVYPARHRELAHEIVQRGALVSEFAPGTPPLAGNFPRRNRIISGLAVGVLVVEAARQSGSLITARLALEQGREVFAVPGSIHNPQARGCHQLLRQGAKLVETAQDVLEELGELVDYQVTADAPSGEQIVVDPKNELDAEYQKVLECIGHEPTSVDTVVERSGLTADAVCSMLLVLELQGFVAATTGGHYCQTC; encoded by the coding sequence ATGGCTGAACGACAGGAATCATTGCGCCCCTGGCTGGCGCTTCACCGGGCCCCGCATATCGGTCCCGCGACCTTTTACTCCCTGATAGAGCGTTTTGGCAGCCCGGCGAAGGTTCTTGGCGCCGGATCGGCGGCGTTGAGTGCGGCCGGCCTGCGGGAGGAGACGGTGGCAGCGTTGCAGACCCCGGACGAGGCCGCGATCGAGGCCGATCTGGCCTGGGCCGCGCAGCCCGGGGCGCATATCCTGACCCTGACGGATCCCCGCTATCCGGCCCGTTTGCGGGCGATTGCCGATCCCCCGCCACTGTTATACGTGTACGGCGATCCTGACTGTCTCGGGCTGCCGCAACTGGCCATGGTCGGTACCCGCAACCCGACTCCGGCCGGTCGCGAGACGGCGCAGGAGTTTGCCCGCCACCTGGGTGGCATGGGATTGACCATCACCAGTGGCCTGGCGCTGGGTATTGATGCCGCCAGCCACCAGGGTGCCCTGACCGGTGGCGGCTACAGTGTGGCGGTGGTTGGCACCGGCCTGGATCGGGTCTACCCGGCCCGCCATCGTGAGCTGGCCCACGAAATTGTCCAGCGTGGCGCGCTGGTGTCGGAATTCGCGCCCGGCACGCCGCCGCTGGCGGGGAATTTCCCGCGCCGCAATCGCATTATCAGCGGCCTGGCGGTGGGGGTGCTGGTGGTGGAAGCCGCGCGGCAGAGCGGGTCATTGATTACCGCCCGGCTGGCGCTGGAGCAGGGTCGCGAGGTATTTGCCGTGCCCGGCTCGATTCATAACCCCCAGGCCAGAGGCTGCCACCAGTTACTGCGTCAGGGTGCCAAGCTGGTCGAAACGGCGCAGGATGTGCTCGAAGAGCTGGGCGAACTGGTGGACTATCAAGTCACAGCGGATGCCCCGTCTGGCGAACAGATCGTGGTGGATCCGAAGAATGAACTCGACGCCGAGTATCAAAAAGTGCTGGAGTGTATTGGTCACGAGCCGACATCCGTAGATACGGTAGTAGAACGCAGTGGATTGACGGCCGATGCCGTTTGTTCCATGCTCTTGGTACTGGAATTGCAAGGCTTTGTTGCCGCCACCACCGGTGGTCATTATTGCCAGACCTGTTAG
- a CDS encoding LysM peptidoglycan-binding domain-containing protein, which produces MVDNKPTGLILTRFLSIVLLGAGLAACGSTPPEPESAPAPESTPYTLEEPGAGAEPEKPVFKPDYPERYVVKKGDTLWDIAGRFLNDSWLWPQVWHINPEIRNPHLIYPGDVIVLYRDADGKPYLTLEGSAGVVPEAPRGIETIKLSPRKRYEPIEKAIPTIPRSIIAPFLQRPRVIDRDELDDAPYIVSSYEGHLISATDNRIYARDIQDEQIGRYEVVRPGRVYKDPETGETLGYEVLRLAEARVVRGKTGADDITTLNIVNATQEVLNGDRLLPIEDHALDFNFFPRPPEDEMNGHIIAVHNGLSQIGQYNVVILSKGTRDGLEPGHVLAIYQDGDTARDPDSWLGFHVDLPDERAGILMVFRTYEKVSYGLVMEAYRSLHVNDKVTNP; this is translated from the coding sequence ATGGTAGATAATAAACCGACTGGCCTGATTTTGACACGTTTCCTGTCGATTGTTTTGCTCGGCGCGGGCCTGGCGGCCTGTGGCTCGACGCCGCCGGAGCCCGAGTCCGCTCCGGCGCCTGAATCGACCCCGTATACGCTGGAAGAGCCCGGTGCCGGTGCCGAACCCGAAAAGCCGGTGTTTAAACCGGATTATCCGGAGCGCTACGTGGTCAAAAAAGGGGATACCCTGTGGGATATCGCCGGCCGCTTTCTCAATGATTCCTGGTTATGGCCACAGGTCTGGCATATCAACCCCGAGATTCGCAATCCGCACCTGATCTATCCCGGTGATGTGATCGTGCTTTATCGTGATGCTGACGGCAAACCCTATCTGACGCTGGAAGGTAGCGCAGGGGTGGTTCCCGAAGCGCCGCGGGGCATCGAGACTATCAAACTGTCACCGCGCAAGCGCTACGAGCCGATCGAAAAGGCCATTCCGACCATCCCCCGTTCGATCATCGCGCCCTTCTTGCAGCGTCCGCGGGTGATCGACAGGGATGAGCTGGATGATGCCCCCTATATCGTTTCCAGCTATGAAGGCCATCTGATCAGCGCGACCGATAACAGGATCTATGCCCGGGATATCCAGGATGAGCAGATCGGCCGCTATGAGGTGGTCCGTCCGGGACGGGTCTACAAGGATCCGGAAACGGGCGAAACGCTCGGTTACGAGGTCCTGCGGCTGGCGGAGGCGCGCGTGGTTCGCGGTAAAACCGGTGCCGATGATATCACCACCCTGAATATCGTGAATGCCACGCAGGAGGTGCTCAACGGCGATCGTCTGTTGCCGATTGAGGATCACGCGCTCGATTTTAATTTCTTCCCCCGGCCACCCGAGGACGAAATGAACGGCCATATCATTGCCGTGCACAACGGCCTTTCCCAGATTGGCCAATATAATGTGGTGATTCTGAGCAAGGGCACTCGCGATGGGCTGGAACCGGGCCATGTCCTGGCGATCTATCAGGACGGGGACACCGCCCGCGATCCCGACAGCTGGCTCGGCTTCCATGTGGATTTGCCCGACGAGCGGGCCGGGATCCTGATGGTGTTCCGTACCTACGAGAAAGTCAGCTACGGACTGGTCATGGAGGCCTACCGCTCCTTGCACGTCAATGACAAAGTCACCAATCCCTGA
- the def gene encoding peptide deformylase gives MAMLNILNYPDDRLRIKAKPVEQFAARLHRQIDDMFETMYAAPGIGLAATQVDFHQRLIVIDVSEDKSQPLVLINPEILEKDGIQQIDEGCLSVPGVYEPVERAEHIRLKMQDRDGNPVEMEAEGLLAVCIQHEMDHLEGKLFVDYLSDLKRQRIRKKLQKQQRQAG, from the coding sequence ATGGCAATGTTGAATATTTTGAATTATCCCGATGACCGGCTGCGCATCAAGGCGAAGCCGGTGGAGCAGTTCGCCGCCCGCCTGCACCGGCAGATCGACGACATGTTCGAGACCATGTACGCCGCGCCGGGCATCGGTCTGGCGGCGACCCAGGTGGATTTCCACCAGCGTCTGATTGTCATCGACGTTTCCGAGGACAAGAGCCAGCCGCTGGTATTGATCAACCCGGAGATCCTTGAAAAAGACGGTATCCAGCAGATCGACGAAGGCTGTCTCTCCGTGCCGGGCGTGTATGAGCCCGTGGAGCGGGCCGAGCATATCCGTCTCAAGATGCAGGACCGCGACGGCAACCCCGTGGAGATGGAAGCCGAAGGCCTGCTGGCGGTCTGCATCCAGCACGAAATGGACCATCTGGAGGGCAAACTGTTCGTTGACTACCTCTCCGATCTCAAGCGCCAGCGCATCCGCAAAAAGCTGCAAAAACAGCAACGCCAGGCCGGATAA
- the fmt gene encoding methionyl-tRNA formyltransferase: protein MPSEQRLVFAGTPQFAAISLRALLDAGHEIAAVYTQPDRPAGRGRKLQPGPVKRLAREHGIPVCQPENFKSDAALAELADWQAERMIVAAYGLLLPQQVLDIPAHGCLNIHASLLPRWRGAAPIQRAILAGDSETGVTIMQMDAGLDTGDMLLRLRCPIAPDETGGSLHDKLATLGGKAIVQALASLDQLQPEPQDDSQATYARKLDKAEARIDWYKPAIQLAREVHAFNPWPVSHTRLEGEALRIWQAGARETPPAASDQTPGTVVSTDSEGIGVACGQGLLLLQQIQPAGSKAMSAAAFLNGRPGRLQVGMRLGDTH, encoded by the coding sequence ATGCCCTCTGAACAACGTCTTGTCTTCGCCGGCACCCCTCAGTTCGCCGCTATTTCGCTGCGAGCCCTGCTCGATGCCGGTCACGAGATTGCTGCGGTGTACACCCAGCCCGATCGCCCGGCCGGGCGCGGACGCAAGCTGCAACCGGGGCCGGTCAAGCGGCTGGCGCGGGAACACGGGATACCGGTCTGCCAGCCGGAGAATTTCAAATCCGACGCCGCCCTGGCCGAACTGGCCGACTGGCAGGCGGAGCGGATGATCGTCGCCGCCTATGGACTGCTGCTGCCGCAACAGGTGCTCGACATTCCGGCCCACGGCTGCCTGAACATCCACGCCTCGCTGCTGCCGCGCTGGCGCGGCGCGGCGCCGATCCAGCGGGCCATTCTGGCCGGCGACAGCGAGACCGGCGTGACCATCATGCAGATGGACGCCGGACTGGATACCGGCGATATGCTGCTCAGGCTGCGCTGCCCGATTGCCCCGGATGAGACCGGCGGCAGTCTGCACGACAAGCTGGCCACGCTCGGTGGCAAGGCGATCGTGCAGGCGCTGGCCAGCCTCGACCAGCTTCAGCCCGAGCCTCAGGACGACAGTCAGGCGACCTATGCCCGCAAGCTGGACAAGGCCGAGGCCCGGATTGACTGGTACAAACCGGCCATCCAGCTGGCGCGCGAAGTGCACGCCTTCAACCCCTGGCCGGTGAGTCACACCCGGCTCGAGGGCGAGGCATTGCGGATCTGGCAGGCCGGGGCGCGGGAAACACCCCCTGCCGCCTCTGACCAAACGCCTGGCACCGTAGTAAGCACTGACTCTGAGGGGATCGGTGTGGCCTGTGGGCAGGGCCTGTTACTGCTGCAACAGATCCAGCCGGCCGGCAGCAAGGCGATGAGCGCGGCTGCCTTCCTCAACGGCCGCCCCGGTCGGCTGCAGGTGGGCATGCGCCTGGGCGACACGCACTGA
- the rsmB gene encoding 16S rRNA (cytosine(967)-C(5))-methyltransferase RsmB codes for MNVRLACLRVLQQIVQHGQNLDTALEEIIPQLDQARDQGLLQHLCYGVMRWYPQLEFLLGQLLHKPLKKKDADLRLLLLLGLYQLRFSRIPAHAAVGETVAVTQSLNKAWARGMVNAVLRNYQRQQPQLETKLTQDAPARTAHPAWLLTHLQQAWPGQWPAIVEANNTQAPMSLRVNQRQVSRDTYIKRLAAAGLEARAGDSGVILADPCPVEQLPGFAEGHISVQDIAAQLAAPLLDPQPGERILDACAAPGGKTAHLLEQQPDVQELVALDIEPSRLQRIAQNLTRQNLHATLLEGDAARPQSWWDGRLFDRILLDAPCSATGVIRRHPDIKLHRRQSDIPTLCATQHAMLLALWPLLKPGGSLLYATCSILPEENRQQVEHFLAAVDNARHDALPTGWGHAQSAGQQILPGEDDMDGFYYARLVKTS; via the coding sequence ATGAACGTCCGCCTTGCCTGCCTGCGGGTGCTGCAGCAGATCGTCCAGCACGGTCAGAACCTGGATACGGCCCTGGAAGAGATCATCCCGCAGCTGGATCAGGCCCGCGATCAAGGGCTGTTGCAGCACCTCTGCTACGGGGTAATGCGCTGGTATCCGCAACTCGAATTTCTGCTCGGACAACTGCTGCACAAACCGCTGAAGAAAAAAGACGCCGATCTGCGTCTGCTGCTGTTGCTGGGACTGTATCAGTTACGTTTCAGCCGGATCCCGGCCCATGCGGCGGTGGGCGAGACCGTCGCCGTGACCCAAAGCCTCAACAAGGCCTGGGCGCGCGGCATGGTCAATGCGGTACTGCGCAATTATCAACGCCAGCAACCTCAACTCGAGACTAAACTGACGCAGGACGCCCCGGCTCGCACTGCCCATCCCGCCTGGCTGCTGACCCACCTGCAGCAGGCCTGGCCCGGGCAGTGGCCGGCGATCGTCGAGGCCAACAACACCCAGGCACCGATGAGCCTGCGGGTCAATCAGCGTCAGGTCTCCCGCGACACCTATATAAAGCGTCTGGCCGCGGCCGGGCTCGAAGCCCGTGCCGGCGACAGCGGCGTGATTCTCGCCGACCCCTGCCCGGTGGAACAGCTGCCCGGCTTTGCCGAGGGGCATATCTCGGTCCAGGATATCGCCGCTCAGCTGGCCGCGCCGCTGCTGGATCCCCAACCCGGCGAACGGATCCTCGATGCCTGCGCCGCACCCGGGGGCAAGACCGCGCATTTGCTCGAACAGCAGCCCGACGTACAGGAGCTGGTCGCCCTGGACATCGAGCCATCTCGCCTGCAGCGGATCGCACAGAACCTGACGCGGCAGAACCTGCACGCGACACTGCTGGAGGGCGATGCCGCCCGGCCACAGAGCTGGTGGGACGGCCGGCTTTTCGATCGCATCTTGCTCGATGCGCCGTGCAGCGCCACCGGCGTCATTCGCCGCCATCCCGACATCAAACTGCACCGCCGTCAGAGTGATATCCCGACGCTGTGCGCCACACAACATGCTATGCTGTTAGCACTGTGGCCCCTGCTTAAACCGGGCGGCAGCCTGCTGTACGCCACCTGTTCGATCCTGCCGGAGGAAAATCGACAACAGGTGGAACATTTTCTGGCCGCCGTGGACAATGCCCGGCACGATGCCCTGCCGACAGGCTGGGGACATGCTCAGTCGGCAGGGCAACAGATCTTGCCCGGCGAGGATGATATGGATGGTTTTTATTACGCACGTCTGGTCAAGACAAGCTGA
- a CDS encoding DUF4390 domain-containing protein, producing the protein MVFITHVWSRQAETATPEPVRWLRYLLLVTALGTSNPAAADNGFAIRSAELTLRDMVYHLDARIDYRLSREAVNAVKNGVPLIIALDIRVDRKRVWWLDKELATLTQNYLLLYHALTEKYVIHNLNSGIQENYSNLDTALWSLGQVNDLPLIDANLLEPGAEYGIDLRARLDIESLPAPMRPLAYISSDWQLQSDWYSWSLAR; encoded by the coding sequence ATGGTTTTTATTACGCACGTCTGGTCAAGACAAGCTGAGACCGCAACACCGGAGCCCGTCCGCTGGCTGCGCTATCTGCTGCTCGTGACCGCTCTAGGCACTTCCAATCCCGCCGCAGCCGATAACGGTTTTGCAATCCGCTCGGCAGAGCTGACCCTGCGTGATATGGTCTATCACCTGGATGCCCGCATCGACTACCGCCTGTCGCGGGAAGCCGTCAATGCGGTCAAAAACGGGGTACCGCTGATCATCGCCCTCGATATCCGGGTGGATCGCAAGCGCGTCTGGTGGCTGGACAAGGAGCTGGCCACCCTGACCCAGAACTACCTGCTGCTCTATCACGCGCTGACCGAAAAATACGTGATTCACAACCTCAACAGCGGTATTCAGGAAAACTACAGCAATCTGGACACCGCCCTCTGGTCGCTCGGTCAGGTCAATGACCTGCCCCTGATTGACGCCAACCTGCTGGAGCCGGGCGCCGAATACGGCATCGACCTGCGTGCCCGACTGGATATCGAATCCCTGCCGGCACCCATGCGACCACTGGCCTATATTTCAAGTGACTGGCAACTGCAAAGCGACTGGTACTCATGGTCATTGGCTCGCTGA
- a CDS encoding ATP-binding protein, whose translation MVIGSLIRKLFSGSAPIIILFALLLTSLYLMSGATHNSALFGELYSLMLGVNIIAILLLLVLIGKSLWQLIQQYRRKDTGTRLTARLVVMFVILSVTPVSVVYYFSLDFIKRGIDSWFDVRVENALNDALELSQASLGVRMRELLRETQNLSSELVNTPNNLAALKLNEIHQSTDASELTLFSRNGRIIASSNLESTQLLPARLDDTTLHMLRQGNDDIGLVPIKDSGLHFRAAVTLPGPDAVTEPRILQALFPVNERINTLADSVQSAFGQYREVAYLRTPLKYSFILTLSLVLLLSILVAIWAAFYAARRMVQPIYDLVEGTREVAAGNYDKRLPLPGKDELGFLVRSFNEMTHKIAIAQQQAQQSQQQLEAQHAYLEAVLANLSSGVLTLDNQHTLNTHNLAASQILNLDLSRYQGARLDTLADAEPATRQLVDAIAQYLDAGEQEWQEQVTLFGPNGRKVLMCRGTPLPDSSDRESGSIIVFDDITALIQAQRNAAWGEVARRLAHEIKNPLTPIQLAAERLRHKYLKTMPQDDADVLDRSTHTIVQQVEALKEMVKAFSDYARMPELQLETLDLNTIIDEVLDLYRTSNNQIRFTLKLDPSMPRIEADAGRLRQVLHNLFKNALEAMDYARGSRLRVTTKCAHEQSCRYVELKIEDSGPGIPDQLFDQLFDPYVTTKPRGSGLGLAIVKKIVEEHGGMLWAENSPTGGATIIIRLPVVSSGGEISDTMELDSEQSINRDDDAAA comes from the coding sequence ATGGTCATTGGCTCGCTGATTCGCAAGCTGTTCTCCGGCAGCGCACCGATCATTATTCTGTTCGCCCTGCTGCTGACCTCGCTCTATCTGATGAGCGGCGCTACGCACAACTCGGCGCTGTTCGGCGAGCTCTACTCGCTGATGCTTGGCGTCAATATTATCGCGATACTCTTGTTGCTGGTTCTGATCGGCAAAAGCCTGTGGCAACTGATACAGCAATACCGAAGGAAGGATACGGGTACCCGGCTTACCGCCCGCCTGGTCGTCATGTTTGTCATTCTCTCGGTCACGCCGGTGTCGGTGGTCTATTACTTCTCACTCGACTTTATCAAGCGCGGCATCGACAGTTGGTTCGATGTGCGGGTCGAGAATGCATTGAACGATGCACTGGAACTGAGCCAGGCGTCACTGGGCGTGCGCATGCGCGAGTTACTGCGCGAGACCCAGAACCTGAGCAGTGAGCTGGTTAATACGCCCAACAACCTCGCCGCGCTGAAGCTGAATGAAATCCATCAAAGTACCGACGCCTCCGAACTGACCCTGTTCTCGCGCAACGGCCGCATCATCGCCTCCAGCAACCTGGAGTCGACCCAGCTGTTGCCGGCCCGACTGGATGACACCACCCTGCACATGCTGCGCCAGGGTAACGATGACATCGGCCTGGTCCCGATCAAGGACAGTGGCCTGCACTTTCGGGCCGCGGTGACCCTGCCCGGACCCGATGCGGTCACCGAACCGCGCATCCTGCAGGCCCTGTTTCCGGTGAACGAGCGTATCAATACTCTGGCCGACAGCGTGCAGTCGGCGTTCGGCCAGTACCGGGAAGTGGCTTATCTGCGCACGCCACTGAAATACAGCTTTATTCTCACCCTCTCGCTGGTATTGCTGCTGAGTATTCTGGTCGCCATCTGGGCGGCCTTTTATGCGGCGCGACGCATGGTGCAACCCATCTACGATCTGGTGGAGGGCACGCGCGAAGTGGCCGCCGGCAACTACGACAAACGGTTGCCCCTGCCCGGTAAGGATGAGCTCGGCTTTCTGGTTCGCTCGTTCAACGAGATGACCCACAAGATCGCCATTGCCCAGCAACAGGCCCAGCAAAGTCAACAGCAACTGGAAGCCCAGCACGCCTATCTGGAGGCGGTGCTCGCCAATCTCTCCTCCGGTGTGTTGACCCTGGATAACCAGCACACGCTGAATACCCACAACCTGGCTGCCAGCCAGATCCTGAATCTCGACCTGAGCCGTTATCAGGGCGCGCGACTGGATACGCTGGCCGACGCCGAACCCGCCACCCGGCAACTGGTCGACGCGATCGCCCAGTATCTCGATGCCGGCGAACAGGAATGGCAGGAGCAGGTTACCCTGTTCGGTCCCAACGGCCGCAAGGTGTTGATGTGTCGCGGCACCCCGCTGCCCGACAGCAGCGATCGCGAAAGCGGCAGTATTATCGTCTTCGACGACATTACCGCGCTGATTCAGGCCCAACGCAATGCGGCCTGGGGCGAAGTCGCCCGGCGCCTGGCCCATGAAATCAAAAATCCGTTAACCCCCATTCAGCTGGCTGCCGAACGCCTGCGTCACAAGTATCTGAAAACAATGCCGCAAGACGATGCCGACGTGCTGGACCGTTCCACCCACACCATCGTCCAGCAGGTCGAGGCGCTCAAGGAGATGGTCAAGGCGTTCTCCGACTATGCCCGTATGCCGGAGCTGCAACTGGAAACGCTGGATTTGAACACGATCATTGACGAAGTCCTCGATCTCTATCGCACCAGCAATAACCAGATCCGCTTCACCTTGAAGCTGGATCCCAGCATGCCGCGCATCGAAGCCGATGCCGGCCGCCTGCGTCAGGTGCTGCACAACCTGTTCAAAAACGCGCTGGAAGCGATGGACTATGCCAGGGGCTCCAGGCTTCGAGTCACCACGAAGTGCGCTCATGAGCAGAGCTGCCGCTATGTGGAACTGAAAATCGAGGACAGTGGCCCGGGCATCCCCGATCAGCTGTTTGATCAGTTATTCGACCCTTATGTCACCACCAAACCCCGCGGCAGTGGTCTGGGGCTGGCCATTGTGAAAAAGATCGTCGAAGAGCACGGCGGCATGTTATGGGCGGAGAACAGCCCCACAGGGGGTGCCACGATTATTATCCGCCTGCCGGTGGTTTCCTCCGGCGGTGAAATAAGCGATACAATGGAGCTTGACTCCGAACAATCGATTAACCGCGATGATGATGCAGCCGCCTGA